A region from the Lolium perenne isolate Kyuss_39 chromosome 4, Kyuss_2.0, whole genome shotgun sequence genome encodes:
- the LOC127346859 gene encoding mitochondrial import inner membrane translocase subunit TIM17-3-like, translating to MTHPDPGSREETPLAPARTPFPDCIASDAGLGFIIGGAGGSVFHFHKALRSSPSGRRLAGGVQAVRANAPRLAGTWTGLLVAFSAVDSAMYSARGKDDPWNRIVAFACMRGLRHRRKGLKAAIRSALVGAVFWGLVEVSVIGMDADFADPHRKNLKNRCPLPASCSDGDPARAAQ from the coding sequence ATGACCCACCCAGATCCGGGCTCACGCGAGGAGACGCCGCTGGCGCCGGCGCGGACACCGTTCCCTGACTGCATCGCCAGTGACGCGGGCCTCGGCTTCATCATCGGTGGCGCGGGCGGGTCCGTGTTCCACTTCCACAAGGCCCTCCGCAGCTCGCCCAGCGGCCGCCGCCTCGCCGGCGGCGTGCAAGCCGTTCGCGCGAACGCGCCCCGCCTCGCCGGGACTTGGACAGGCCTGCTTGTCGCCTTCTCCGCCGTCGATTCCGCCATGTACTCCGCTCGCGGCAAGGATGACCCGTGGAACCGCATCGTCGCGTTCGCCTGCATGCGAGGCCTACGCCATAGACGCAAGGGGCTCAAAGCCGCCATCAGGTCCGCGCTCGTCGGCGCCGTTTTCTGGGGCCTCGTCGAGGTTTCGGTGATCGGTATGGACGCCGACTTCGCAGATCCGCACCGGAAAAATCTCAAAAATCGCTGCCCGCTACCCGCTTCCTGCTCGGACGGGGATCCGGCCCGCGCCGCCCAATGA